The Cellulomonas oligotrophica sequence GTCATCGGGCTGCTCGTCGAGCTCGTCTCCGGCCCGGTCGCGGTGATCCTCACCCTCTACGGCGTGCTGTTCGTCGCCGCGATCCCGCTCGTCCGCTGGTCGCAGCGGCGCCTGCTCCTCGTCGCCGCGGGCCTCGCGCTGCTCGGGCCCGTGACGCTCGCGCTCGTGCAGTCCGTCGCGCTCGGGTCCGGGCCCGGCACCGACCTCGTGCTCATGGGCGTCTACCCGGCCACCGTGTGGCTGGCGCTCATGATGCTCGGCATGGCCGTCGGCCGGCTCGACCTGCGGTCGCCGCGCGTCGCGGCCGGGCTCGTCGGCGTCGGGGTGGTCCTCGCGGTCGTCGGCTTCGGCGCCGGGTCCCTCGCCTCCGGTCTGACCGGCGGCGGCTCGTCCTCCTCCTCGTCGTCGTCGTGGTCCTCGTCGTCGTCCTCGACCACGACGGTCCCCGGCGACGACGTCGACCTCACCGGGCTCGAGTGCGAGGTGTGGGACGACGAGTGGGTGTCCTGCTACCCCGCCGGCGCGATGTCCGAGGAGGGCCTCGTCGACGAGGGCTCGCTCGGCGACGAGGTCGAGGACACCGGGCCGGACGTGCCCGCCCTCCTGGCGTCGGCCGCGACCCAGGCGCTGTCCGTGTCCCCGCACAGCGGCGGCACGCCCGAGGTCGTCGGGTCGGCCGGGTTCGCGCTCGCGGTGCTGGGCCTGTGCCTGCTCGTCGGGCGCCCGCTGCGCTGGGTGCTCCTGCCCGTCGCCGCGCTGGGCTCGATGCCCCTGACCGCGTACTCGCTGCACGTGGTGCTCGTCGCGACGCTCGGCGAGACGGCCGTGGCCCAGCACCCGAACCTGTACTGGCTGCTCATGGCCGGTGCGCTCGCCCTGGCCGCGAGCGTCTGGGCCGTGCTGGTGGGCCGGGGCCCGTTGGAGACCCTCACGGCCCGCGTGTCCGCCGCCGCGGCCGGCGTGACGCCGGCCCCGGCCCCGGCGCCCGAGGGAGCCCCGGGGCCGGGACCGACGGCCGCGCCGTAGGCACGTCCTGCGTCAGCGGCGCTCGCGGCGGTACAGCGCACGGGACCAGGTGTAGCCGAGCACTCCGATGGCGACGGTCCACGCCACCGCCTGCACGGCGGTCGAGGTGCCCGGAGCGGTGCCGGCGAGCAGCGCCCGGACGGTCTCGATGATCGGCGTGAACGGCTGGTGCTCGGCGAACCACCGCACGCCGGCCGGCATGGTCTCCACCGGCACGAACCCGCTGCCGAGGAAGGGCAGCGCCGTCAGCAGCATGGGTGTGTTCGACGCGGTCTCGACCGACGGCGCCGCCAGGCCGAGCGCGACGCAGAGCCAGCTCAGCGCGGCGGTGAGCACGAGCGTCAGGGCGACCAGGCCGACCCAGCCGAGCGGCGTGGGCGTGGGGCGGAACCCGAGCGCGACCGCCACGCCGAGCACCAGCACCGAGGCGACGAGCCCCTGCACGGCGGTGCCGAGCACGGGCCCGCCGAGCACGGAGCCCGGCGAGATCGCCATGGTCTTGAAGCGCGCCATGATCCCGCTGGTGGCGTCCATGGCGGCGGTGATGGCCACGCTCTGCGCCGCCCCCACGACCGCGAACAGCAGGATCGCGGGCGTGATGTAGTCCAGGTACGCGGCCCGCCCGTCCGCACCGGGGATGACGCCCGGCGCGACGCCGGCGCCGAACGCGCCGCCGAACACGAAGACGAACAGCAGCAGCAGGGCGATCGGCACGCCGACGGTGAACCCGGTCAGCCCGGGGTAGCGCACCGCGCGCAGCAGGTTGCGCCGCAGCATCGTCAGGGTGTCGGCCAGCGGCTGGGCGCCGGCGGTCGGGGCGGTCGTCAGCGTGGTCATCAGGCCACCTCCGTCGTGGTCGTCGTGGGCTCGGTCAGGCGCAGGAAGACGTCGTCGAGGGACCCGGCGTCGTGGGCGTGCTTCAGCTCCTCGGGGGTGCCCTCGGCGACGACCCGCCCGCCGTCGAGCACGGCGACGCGGTCGGCCAGGTGGTCGGCCTCCTCGAGGTACTGCGTGGTCAGCAGGATCGTCGTGCCGGCGGCCACCAGGGCCCGCACCTCGTCCCACAGCGCGCGGCGGCTGCGCGGGTCCAGGCCTGTGGTCGGCTCGTCGAGGAACACCACGGCCGGCTCGCCGACCAGCGTCATCGCCAGGTCGAGCTTGCGGCGCATGCCGCCGGACCACGTCGCGACCGGCCGGCGGGCGGCCTCGGCGAGCCCGAACCGGTCGAGCAGCGCGTCGGCGCGGGCGCGCCCCTCGTGGCGTCCGAGGTGGTGCAGGGACGCCATGAGCCGCAGGTTCTCCGCGCCCGTGAGCAGGTCGTCGACGGCCGACGCCTGCCCGGTCACGCCGATCGACGCGCGCACCGCCTCCGGTGCCGACGTCACGTCGTGCCCCGCGACGCGGGCGGTGCCGCCGTCGGCGGTCAGGAGCGTGGACAGGATGCCGACGGTGGTGGTCTTGCCGGCGCCGTTCGGGCCGAGCAACGCGGTGACGGTGCCGGTGCGGACGGCGAGGTCGACGCCGTCGAGCACGGTCTGGTCGCCGTAGGACTTGCGCAGGCCGCGGACGTCCACGGCGAGGTCGTCGGGCGTGGCCGGTGCGCGCGTGGCGGGCATGGACGGGCCGGATCTGGGCATGGCGGAGCTCCTCTCGGTGGTGGTGCTCGGGCGGCGCCGGGCGGGCGCGACGGTGCCGGTGCGGGACGCCCCCGGGCGGGGGCGGTGGAGGTCAGGGGCGGCGGACCACGACGTTGCCGTAGCCGGTGCTGGCACGGATCTCGGCCGTGGCCTCGTCCTCGACGGGACCCTCGGTGGGCAGCAGCTGGTTGCGCACGGTGCCGTGCTCGGAGGACACGTCGAGCCACGCGGCGGTGCCCTCGGGGACGCCCACGTCGATCGACCCGTACGACGTGGTCAGCGTGGCGCTCCCGGACGCGACGGCGCCGACGCCGATCCCCGCGTGCGCGGCCTTCGCGACGAGCGTGCCGTCGAGGCGGTCGACGGAGAGGTCGGCGTGCGCCCCGGCGACCGTCAGCGCGCCGGTGACGGAGCCGACCGTGACGGTGCCGTTGGCGGCGCGGATCGAGCCCTCGCCCGCGACCTCGGCGACCCGCACCGACCCCGCGCTCGCCCGCACGTCCAGCGCGCCGGTGACGCGGCCCAGCACGACCGAGCCGGCCGTGACCTTGAGCGTGACGTCGGCGGCCTCCTCGACGCGCGCGTCCCCGCCGTTGAGCGTGAGGGCGACGCAGCCGAACCGCCCCTCGGCGTGCAGCGAGCCCGCCTTGCCGCTGAGGTCGGAGCCCGTGGGCAGCTCGACGGTCACGATCGCGCCGCCCGCGGCGAACGGCAGCACGTACTGCTTCCACGCCGAGGGGTAGACGATGCTCAGCGTGCGACCGTCGTGCTCGACGCGCGTCTCCTGCGCGGCGCGCACGGCGCCCGCCTTCCTCGGGTCGGCGGGCAGGACGGTGACGACGACGTCGTCGCGCTCGCCGGCGACCACGTGCAGGTTGCCGAAGGGGACGTCGACGACGACGGCCAGGGGGGTGGGGGCGGGGAACGTGGGCATGACGGCTCCAGGGCATGGGCGGGACGTTGCGGTGGCGGCCGCCGGTGCGGCGGCGGTGGAGCGGTGGTGCTGCGGTGGTGCGCGGTCAGCGCACCCAGCCGGTGACGTGGTTCGTGCTGCGCTGCGGCACGCCGGGCCGGGTCGCGGCCGGGCCGGCGGACTGCTCGAGCGCCGCGGCGACCGCGCGGACGAGCCACGTGTTGACGGAGACGCCCTCGTGGGCGGCGGCCGTCTCGACCTGGGTCTTGAGGTGGTCGGGCAGGCGGAGCGTGGTGCGGGTCGTGGCGCCGTCCGCGTCGGTGGTGGTCGGGACCGGCGGGGGCGTCGGGCTCGGCACGGGGCCGGGTGACGGGTTGCCGGCGACGGGCCGGGGCCCGGGCGCGACGACGAACTCGGGCTCGCCGGCGCGCAGCCGCACGTCGACCGACCCGGGGGCGAGGTCGGCGGAGATCTCCCCGGCCGCGGCCGAGAGGGCGTCGAGCAGGACGAGGCGCACGGCGGCGTCGAGCGGTGCCGTCAGCCGCTGGGCGAGCTCGCGGGCGTCGTCGCCGCCGGCGTCGGCCGCGGTCGCCAGGCGGTGCTGCAGGTCGTCGACGTAGCGCGTGAGATCCATGACGCCATACTGACACCACAATGGTGTCATGACAAGAGGGTGTGGCACCACTCTGGCGACGTGGAGGTCTCAGGGGTGTCGTAGGCCGTCAAGCAGCAGGTCGACCAGCCGGCGCGCGTCGTAGCGCGGGTCGCCCTCGGCCCCGATGCACAGGTTCCCGACGCCGCGCAGGAGCTGGTAGGGGTCGGTGCCGGGTCGCGCCAGGCCGGCGCTCTCGGCCGCGTCGAGCAGCGCGCCGCAGGTCGGTACCAGCCGCTCCACCAGCAGGGCGTGGAGCGCGCCGGAGGTGGCGTCGTCCGTGCTGACCGCGGACGCCAGGCCGTGCTTCGTCACGAGGAAGTCCGTGAACCGGTGGACCCAGCGGCGCAGGTCGTCGAGCGGCGCCACGGCCGCGGCGGCGGCCGCCGCGCCGCTCGCGGCGAGCTCCTCGACCTGGTGCCGGTACACCGCGACCACGAGGTCCGCGCGGGTCGGGAAGTGGCGGTAGATCGTGCCGACACCCACGCCCGCACGGGCGGCGACGGCCCTGACGGGGGCGTTCACGCCGTCGGCGACGAAGACGTCCGCGGCGGCGGCGAGCAGGGCGGCGAGGCTGCGCTCGGCGTCGGCGCGTCGGGAGCGGGTGGTGCCGCTCATGGGTCCTCCGAGGTGGCTAAACGGAACAAGGTTCCGTATCGTCGTCCGGAACGTCGTTCCGTATCGCTGATCCTGGCAGACGAGACGACGTCCGGCCGCCTCGAGAGGACACCTGATGACCACCGCCACGACGCCCCGCACACCCGTCGTGTCCGTCAAGCCCGTGACGCTCGACGCCCTGCGGCGTCCCTACCCCCTGCAGGTACGGGTCACCGCCCCGCTCGTGGGCCACGACCTGCCCGTGGTCGTGCTCTCCCACGGCAACGGCTGGTCGCTCGACGGGTACGCGCCGCTCGCCGACCACTGGGCCGGAGAGGGGCTCGTCGTCGTCCAGCCCACCCACCTCGACTCGCGGTCCCTCGGCGCCTCGCCGCACGACCCCGGGTTCGGCGCGATCTGGCGGGCGCGGGTCGACGACGTCACCGCGGTCCTCGATCACCTCGACGTCCTCGTGGCGGCCGTCCCCGGGCTCGCCGGGCGGGTCGGCGCCGGCCGCGTCGCCGTCGCCGGCCACTCGTGGGGGGCGCAGACCGTCGGGATGCTGCTCGGCGCCCGCGTGCTCGACCCCGACGGCACCGCCGCCGAGGACCTGCGGGACCCCCGCGTGCAGGCCGGGGTCCTGCTCGCCGCCGCCGGCACAGGGGACTCGCTGACCCCGTTCGCCGCCGAGCACCTGCCGTTCATGCGTCCGTCCTACCCCCACCTGGCCACGCCGACGCTCGTCGTCGCCGGCGACCAGGACCGGTCCGCCCTGAGCACCCGCGGGCCGGACTGGTTCACCGACGCGTTCACGCTCAGCCCCGGGGCCACCGACCTGCTGACCCTCGTGGGGGGCGAGCACTCGCTCGGCGGGGTCGTCGGGCACGAGGTCGCGGAGACCACCGACGCCGACCCGGCCCGCGTCGCGGTGGTCCAGCGCATGACCGCCGCCTACCTGCGCACCCGCCTGGGTGCTGACCCCCGCGCCTGGGACGCCGCGGCCGCGGACCTGCGCGCCGACCCGCGTGCGGTCGCCCACCTGACCTCGCGGTGAACGACGGACGCCCGGCCCCTCCGGGTGGAGGTGGCCGGGCGTCCGTCGTCGGGCGGTCAGGCCCCGGGGGCCGGGACCGTGAGGCTCGCGCCCGGGATGGCCGAGAGCAGGTCGCGCGTGTACTGCTCGCGCGGGCGGTCGAACACCTCGTCGGTCGACGCGTGCTCGACGGCCTTGCCGTCGCGCATCACGACCACCGCGTCGGCGATCTGCCGCACCACCGCGAGGTCGTGCGTGATGAACAGGTACGCCAGCCCCAGGTCGCGCTGCAGGTCCCCGAGCAGGTCGAGGATCTGCGCCTGCACGAGCACGTCCAGGGCGGACACGGCCTCGTCCAGCACCACGACCTCGGGCTGCAGCGCCAGCGCGCGCGCGATGGCCACGCGCTGACGCTGCCCGCCGGACAGCTCGTTGGGGAACCGCCGCATCGTGCTGTGCGGCAGCGCCACCATGTCGAGCAGCTGGCGCACGCGCTTCTCCCGCGACCGGGGCGTGCCCACGCGGTGCACGCGCAGCGGCTCGGTCAGGGTGCGGAAGATCGAGTACTGCGGGTCGAGCGACCCGTAGGGGTTCTGGAACACCGGCTGGATGCGCCGGCGCAGGGCCAGCTGGTCGCGCCGGCCGGTCCGTGCGACGTCGACCCCGTCGAAGGTGACGGAGCCCGACGTCGGCTCCAGCAGCCCGAGCACCATGTTCGCCGCGGTCGACTTGCCGGACCCCGACTCCCCGACGAGGGCCAGCGTGCGGCCCTTGCCGAGCGTGAAGCTCACCCGGTCGACGGCCGTGAGGTCCTTCGCGCCCCGGCCGCGCATGGTGAAGACCTTCGTCAGGTCCTTCGCCACGACGATGTCGCCGCTGCCCGCCGCCGCACCGCTGCCCGCGTGGCGGGCCAGCAGCTCGTCGGCCGTGCGGCCGCGCTCGTGAGCGACCTGGATGCGCCGCGACGCGAGCGACGGCGCGGCGGCGATGAGCCGACGCGTGTACGGGTGCTGCGGCTCGGTGAGGATCTGCCGCGCGGGACCGGACTCGACGACCTGTCCGCGGTACATCACCACGACGTGCTCGGCACGCTCGGCCGCGAGGCCCAGGTCGTGCGTGATGAACAGGACGGCCGTGCCGAGCTCCTGCGTGAGCGTGTCGAGGTGGTCGAGGATCTGCCGCTGCACCGTGACGTCCAGCGCGGACGTCGGCTCGTCCGCGATGAGCAGCTGCGGGCGCGACGCCAGGCCGATCGCGATGAGCGCCCGCTGGCGCATGCCGCCGGAGAACTCGTGCGGGTACTGCTTCGCGCGGCGCGCCGCGTCGGGCAGGCCCGCCTCGGTGAGCAGCTCGGTGACCCGGCGCTGCCGGTCGGCGCGGCCGCCGCGGAACCCGTTGGCGCGCAGCGCCTCCTCGACCTGCGTGCCGACGCGCCACACGGGGTTGAGGTTGGACATCGGGTCCTGCGGGACGAGGCCGATCTGCGCACCGCGCAGCGCCTCGACCTCGGTGCGGCCGAGACCGACGAGCTCGCGACCGGCGAACCGGATCGAGCCGCCGGTGACCTTGCCGGTGCCGGGCAGCAGGTCGATGATCGCGTGCGCGGTCGTCGACTTGCCGGAGCCGGACTCGCCGACGATCGCGACCGACTGGCCCGGGTAGACCGTGAGGTCCGCGCCGCGGACGGCGTGCACGGGCCCGCCGGCGGTGCTGAACGACACCTCGAGCCCACGGACCTCGAGCAGCGGCTCGGGCTGACCGGGGTGGCGGGGGGCGGTGGCGCTCATCGGGTGCGTGCCTTCGGGTCGAGGGCGTCGCGCACGACGTCGCCCATCATGATGAAGCCGAGCACGGTCAGGGCGAGCGCGCCGGCGGGGTAGAGCAGGATCTGCGGGTCGGTCCGGATCGCACCCTGCCCCTGGGAGATGTCGCCGCCCCACGAGACGGTCGACGGCGGCAGCCCGATCCCGAGGAAGCTCAGCGTGGCCTCCGCGACGATGAACGTACCGAGCGCGACGGTCGCGTAGACGATGATCGGCGCAGCGGCGTTCGGCAGCACGTGCCGGAACAGGATCGCGGTCCGCCCCATGCCCAGCGAGCGGGCGGCGGTGACGAACTCGTTGTTCTTCACCGACATGACGGTGCCGCGGGCGATCCGCGCGATCGACGTCCACCCGAAGGCCGCCAGCACGATCGCGACGGTCAGGGCCGTGCGCTGCGTCGACAGGCTCATGATGACGATGGCCGCGAGGACCAGCGGGATCGCGAAGAAGATGTCGGTCAGGCGCGACAGCACGGTGTCGGCCCAGCCGCCGACGTAGCCGGCGACCGCCCCGAGGAGGGTCCCGACGACCACGACGATCGCGGTGGTGAGGACGCCGACGGTCACGGACGCGCGCGCGCCGTGGACGGTGCGGGAGTAGATGTCGCAGCCCTGCCGGTCGAAGCCGAACGGGTGCCCGGCGCGCGGCGCGGCGAGGGAGTCCGCCAGGGCGCACGTGCGCGGGTCGATCGCGCTGAACATCCCGGGGAACGACGCAACGAGCAGGACCAGCAGGATGAGCGTGGCGGAGACCCAGAAGAGGGGCTTGCGGCGCACGTCGTGCCAGGCGTCGGACCAGAAGCCCGACGGGGCGGCGGTCGTGGTCAGCGCGTCGACGGCGCCGAGGTCACGCTCGGCCGGGCGGGCGAAGTGCTCCTGCCCGGGCAGCGGGGTGGTGCGGGGGCGGGGGTTCTCAGGCATAACGGATCCTCGGGTCCAGCGCGGCGTACAGCAGGTCGACCAGCAGGTTGGCCGCGATGTACACGAGCACGAGCACGGTGGTGAGAGAGACGACTGTCGCGTTCTCGCCGCGGGTGATCGCCTCGTAGAGGGTGCCGCCGACGCCGCGGATGTTGAAGATGCCCTCGGTCACGATCGCGCCGCCCATGAGCGCGCCGATGTCGGCGCCGAGGAACGTCACGACGGGGATGAGCGAGTTGCGCAGCACGTGGCGGCCGGTGACCTGGGAGCGCGAGAGACCCTTGGCGCGCGCGGTCCGCACGAAGTCCGCGGACAGGTTCTCCTGCACGGACGTGCGGGTCAGGCGCAGCACGTACGCGAACGACGTCGCCGCCAGCACCATGGCCGGCATCAGCAGGCTGACGAAGTCGGGGTCGCGGCCCGCGGTGATGGGCAGCCAGCCGAGGTTGACGCCCACGACGATCTGCATGACGAAGCCGATGACGAACGTCGGCACGGCGATGACGAGCAGGCTCAGCACCAGCACCGTGGAGTCGAAGACCCCGCCCTTGCGCAGCCCGGCCCAGAGGCCGAACCCGATGCCGAAGACCGCCTCGATGACGAGGGCCATCAGCGCGAGCTGGAAGGTCACGGGCAGCGCCTGGGCGATGACCTCGGCGACCTCGCGCCCGCTGAACGTGACGCCGAAGTCGAGGGTGAAGATGCCCTTGAGGTAGAGCAGGTACTGCACGAGGAACGGCTCGTCGAGGTGGAACTCGGCGCGGATCTGCTCCTGCACGGACTCGGGCAGGCCGCGCTCGCCGCCCAGCGCGGCCACGGGGTCGCCGGGGCGCAGGAACACGAGGGCGTAGAGCAGGAGCGTCGCTCCGAGGAAGACCGGGATGACCTGCAGGAGTCTGCGGCCGATGTACCAACGCATGCCAGGGTGTCGCTTTCGTCGTCCAGTCCGGGTGCTGCGGCGATCGTGCGGTGTGGCGCCGCCGCGGACGCGGGTGCGGGCGGGTCCCCCTGTTGTGGGTTCCCGCCCGCGCCCGTGCCGTCGTGCGTCCGCCGGTGGGCGGGGCCGCGTCGGCCCCGCCCACCGGCGGTGAAGGTCACTCGGACTTGGTGATCTGGTACAGGATCGGGTCGGAGTCCCACCCGAACTGCACGTTGTCGACCGTGTCCGCCCAGCCGCCGGTGGCGTTGTTGTACCACAGCGGGATGCCCGGGAGGTTCTCGAAGAGGATCGTCTCGGCGTCCATGTAGAGCGCGACGGCCTCGGCCTGCGAGGGCGCACCCGCGGCGGCCTTGAGGGTGTCGTCGAACGCGGCGTTCGACCACTGGCCGTCGTTGGAGCCGGCCCCGGTGCCGTAGATCGGGCCGAGGAAGTTGCTCATCGCGGGGTAGTCCGCCTGCCAGCCCGACCGGAACAGGCCGGGGACGGTGCCGGAGTCACGGGCGTCGAGGAACTCGTCGAAGGTCGGGTACGGGAAGAACTCGCACTCGATCTCGAGGTTGGTGCGGATGCCGTTGCAGACCGCGTCGATCCAGGTCTGGTGGTCCGAGTCGGCGTTGGACGCGACCTGCAGCGTGTAGTCGCCGATCGGCGCGATGGCCTCGGCCTCGGCCCACAGCTCGGCGGCCTTGTCCGCGTCGAACTGGAGCACGTCGTTGCCCTTGATCTCCTCGTTCCAGCCGTCGATGACCGGCGACGTGTAGTCGGTCGCGGGGGTCCGCGAGCCGGCGAAGATCGTCGCGGTGATCTCGAGGCGGTTGATCGCGTGCGAGATCGCCTCGCGGCGCAGGAGGCCGGCCTCGCCCTGGAACTCGGGCAGCCACTCGGGCACCGTCAGGGTCTGGATGACCGCGGCCGGCTGGTTCGCCGACCGGCCGTCGAGCTCGCTCTCGAACGTGGCGAACGCCGAGGCGGGCACGTTCTTGATGACGTCGAGCTGGCCGCCCAGCAGGTCGTTGTACGCGGAGTCCTCGTCGGTGTAGGCGAGGAGCTCGACGCCACCGTTCTGCGGCACCCGGCTGCCGGCGTACTCCGGGTTGGGCGCGAGGGTGATGACCGAGTCGTTCTCCCACGACTCGAGCACGTACGGGCCGTTGCCGACGGGGGCCTCGCCGAAGGCGGCCGGGTCCTCGAAGAAGGACTCGGGCAGCGGGAAGAACGCGGAGTAGCCGAGGCGCAGCGGGAAGTCCGACTCGGGCTGGTTCAGCGTGACGACGAGGGTGCTCTCGTCCTGCACCGTCAGGCCGCCGGCCTCGATGAGGGAGGTGTTCTCGTCGTAGGAGAAGCCCTTGATGGGCTCGAAGAAGTACGAGAGGTTCTGGGCGTTGTCGAGCGCGGCCCCGTAGTCCCAGGCGCGGGCGAAGCTGTCCGCGGTGACGGCGGTGCCGTCGGAGAACGTCCAGCCGTCGGCGATCGTGATCGTCCAGGTGATGTTGTCCTCGGAGCTGATCGACTCCGCGACCTCGTTGTGCATGGCGCCCTCGGCGTCGTAGTACACGAGGCCGGCGAAGATGCTCTGGATGACCGACGACCCGTAGGTCTCGTTGGTCATCGTGGGGATCAGCGGGTTCTGGGGCTCGCCGTTGCTGACGGTGACGATCCCGGTGCTGGGCCCGGTGGTCGCCTCGTCGTCCGTGGCGGCGTCGGTTCCCGACGCGCACGCGGTGAGAGCGAGGGCGCCGGCGAGCCCGAGGGCTGTCAGCCGGGCGGAACGCCTGAACTTCATGTGTACCTCCGGTGCGAGGCGGCACGAGGGGGTGCGCCGCCGTCGGACGCGCACCCGCCCCGTCTCAGGGGCCGGTGCGGCGGGATCCGCGATGTGGACCGCCAGAGACTATGGCTGCGA is a genomic window containing:
- a CDS encoding heparan-alpha-glucosaminide N-acetyltransferase domain-containing protein, with the protein product MTVTAPSAEPVAAAPPVRRRRDAVRDRLVGFGRPPRVVGLDIARGLAVIGMIGAHVGDVPELVWSDPSTWGGVVHGRSSLLFAVVAGVSLALLTRGVRDADADRVRTVRLQLLGRGAAIFVIGLLVELVSGPVAVILTLYGVLFVAAIPLVRWSQRRLLLVAAGLALLGPVTLALVQSVALGSGPGTDLVLMGVYPATVWLALMMLGMAVGRLDLRSPRVAAGLVGVGVVLAVVGFGAGSLASGLTGGGSSSSSSSSWSSSSSSTTTVPGDDVDLTGLECEVWDDEWVSCYPAGAMSEEGLVDEGSLGDEVEDTGPDVPALLASAATQALSVSPHSGGTPEVVGSAGFALAVLGLCLLVGRPLRWVLLPVAALGSMPLTAYSLHVVLVATLGETAVAQHPNLYWLLMAGALALAASVWAVLVGRGPLETLTARVSAAAAGVTPAPAPAPEGAPGPGPTAAP
- a CDS encoding ABC transporter permease, giving the protein MTTLTTAPTAGAQPLADTLTMLRRNLLRAVRYPGLTGFTVGVPIALLLLFVFVFGGAFGAGVAPGVIPGADGRAAYLDYITPAILLFAVVGAAQSVAITAAMDATSGIMARFKTMAISPGSVLGGPVLGTAVQGLVASVLVLGVAVALGFRPTPTPLGWVGLVALTLVLTAALSWLCVALGLAAPSVETASNTPMLLTALPFLGSGFVPVETMPAGVRWFAEHQPFTPIIETVRALLAGTAPGTSTAVQAVAWTVAIGVLGYTWSRALYRRERR
- a CDS encoding ABC transporter ATP-binding protein, with amino-acid sequence MPRSGPSMPATRAPATPDDLAVDVRGLRKSYGDQTVLDGVDLAVRTGTVTALLGPNGAGKTTTVGILSTLLTADGGTARVAGHDVTSAPEAVRASIGVTGQASAVDDLLTGAENLRLMASLHHLGRHEGRARADALLDRFGLAEAARRPVATWSGGMRRKLDLAMTLVGEPAVVFLDEPTTGLDPRSRRALWDEVRALVAAGTTILLTTQYLEEADHLADRVAVLDGGRVVAEGTPEELKHAHDAGSLDDVFLRLTEPTTTTTEVA
- a CDS encoding DUF4097 family beta strand repeat-containing protein, whose protein sequence is MPTFPAPTPLAVVVDVPFGNLHVVAGERDDVVVTVLPADPRKAGAVRAAQETRVEHDGRTLSIVYPSAWKQYVLPFAAGGAIVTVELPTGSDLSGKAGSLHAEGRFGCVALTLNGGDARVEEAADVTLKVTAGSVVLGRVTGALDVRASAGSVRVAEVAGEGSIRAANGTVTVGSVTGALTVAGAHADLSVDRLDGTLVAKAAHAGIGVGAVASGSATLTTSYGSIDVGVPEGTAAWLDVSSEHGTVRNQLLPTEGPVEDEATAEIRASTGYGNVVVRRP
- a CDS encoding toxin-antitoxin system HicB family antitoxin, encoding MDLTRYVDDLQHRLATAADAGGDDARELAQRLTAPLDAAVRLVLLDALSAAAGEISADLAPGSVDVRLRAGEPEFVVAPGPRPVAGNPSPGPVPSPTPPPVPTTTDADGATTRTTLRLPDHLKTQVETAAAHEGVSVNTWLVRAVAAALEQSAGPAATRPGVPQRSTNHVTGWVR
- a CDS encoding TetR/AcrR family transcriptional regulator; the protein is MSGTTRSRRADAERSLAALLAAAADVFVADGVNAPVRAVAARAGVGVGTIYRHFPTRADLVVAVYRHQVEELAASGAAAAAAAVAPLDDLRRWVHRFTDFLVTKHGLASAVSTDDATSGALHALLVERLVPTCGALLDAAESAGLARPGTDPYQLLRGVGNLCIGAEGDPRYDARRLVDLLLDGLRHP
- a CDS encoding alpha/beta hydrolase family protein, whose product is MTTATTPRTPVVSVKPVTLDALRRPYPLQVRVTAPLVGHDLPVVVLSHGNGWSLDGYAPLADHWAGEGLVVVQPTHLDSRSLGASPHDPGFGAIWRARVDDVTAVLDHLDVLVAAVPGLAGRVGAGRVAVAGHSWGAQTVGMLLGARVLDPDGTAAEDLRDPRVQAGVLLAAAGTGDSLTPFAAEHLPFMRPSYPHLATPTLVVAGDQDRSALSTRGPDWFTDAFTLSPGATDLLTLVGGEHSLGGVVGHEVAETTDADPARVAVVQRMTAAYLRTRLGADPRAWDAAAADLRADPRAVAHLTSR
- a CDS encoding dipeptide ABC transporter ATP-binding protein, with product MSATAPRHPGQPEPLLEVRGLEVSFSTAGGPVHAVRGADLTVYPGQSVAIVGESGSGKSTTAHAIIDLLPGTGKVTGGSIRFAGRELVGLGRTEVEALRGAQIGLVPQDPMSNLNPVWRVGTQVEEALRANGFRGGRADRQRRVTELLTEAGLPDAARRAKQYPHEFSGGMRQRALIAIGLASRPQLLIADEPTSALDVTVQRQILDHLDTLTQELGTAVLFITHDLGLAAERAEHVVVMYRGQVVESGPARQILTEPQHPYTRRLIAAAPSLASRRIQVAHERGRTADELLARHAGSGAAAGSGDIVVAKDLTKVFTMRGRGAKDLTAVDRVSFTLGKGRTLALVGESGSGKSTAANMVLGLLEPTSGSVTFDGVDVARTGRRDQLALRRRIQPVFQNPYGSLDPQYSIFRTLTEPLRVHRVGTPRSREKRVRQLLDMVALPHSTMRRFPNELSGGQRQRVAIARALALQPEVVVLDEAVSALDVLVQAQILDLLGDLQRDLGLAYLFITHDLAVVRQIADAVVVMRDGKAVEHASTDEVFDRPREQYTRDLLSAIPGASLTVPAPGA
- a CDS encoding ABC transporter permease, which gives rise to MPENPRPRTTPLPGQEHFARPAERDLGAVDALTTTAAPSGFWSDAWHDVRRKPLFWVSATLILLVLLVASFPGMFSAIDPRTCALADSLAAPRAGHPFGFDRQGCDIYSRTVHGARASVTVGVLTTAIVVVVGTLLGAVAGYVGGWADTVLSRLTDIFFAIPLVLAAIVIMSLSTQRTALTVAIVLAAFGWTSIARIARGTVMSVKNNEFVTAARSLGMGRTAILFRHVLPNAAAPIIVYATVALGTFIVAEATLSFLGIGLPPSTVSWGGDISQGQGAIRTDPQILLYPAGALALTVLGFIMMGDVVRDALDPKARTR
- a CDS encoding ABC transporter permease, whose product is MRWYIGRRLLQVIPVFLGATLLLYALVFLRPGDPVAALGGERGLPESVQEQIRAEFHLDEPFLVQYLLYLKGIFTLDFGVTFSGREVAEVIAQALPVTFQLALMALVIEAVFGIGFGLWAGLRKGGVFDSTVLVLSLLVIAVPTFVIGFVMQIVVGVNLGWLPITAGRDPDFVSLLMPAMVLAATSFAYVLRLTRTSVQENLSADFVRTARAKGLSRSQVTGRHVLRNSLIPVVTFLGADIGALMGGAIVTEGIFNIRGVGGTLYEAITRGENATVVSLTTVLVLVYIAANLLVDLLYAALDPRIRYA
- a CDS encoding peptide ABC transporter substrate-binding protein; the protein is MKFRRSARLTALGLAGALALTACASGTDAATDDEATTGPSTGIVTVSNGEPQNPLIPTMTNETYGSSVIQSIFAGLVYYDAEGAMHNEVAESISSEDNITWTITIADGWTFSDGTAVTADSFARAWDYGAALDNAQNLSYFFEPIKGFSYDENTSLIEAGGLTVQDESTLVVTLNQPESDFPLRLGYSAFFPLPESFFEDPAAFGEAPVGNGPYVLESWENDSVITLAPNPEYAGSRVPQNGGVELLAYTDEDSAYNDLLGGQLDVIKNVPASAFATFESELDGRSANQPAAVIQTLTVPEWLPEFQGEAGLLRREAISHAINRLEITATIFAGSRTPATDYTSPVIDGWNEEIKGNDVLQFDADKAAELWAEAEAIAPIGDYTLQVASNADSDHQTWIDAVCNGIRTNLEIECEFFPYPTFDEFLDARDSGTVPGLFRSGWQADYPAMSNFLGPIYGTGAGSNDGQWSNAAFDDTLKAAAGAPSQAEAVALYMDAETILFENLPGIPLWYNNATGGWADTVDNVQFGWDSDPILYQITKSE